The nucleotide window TGCAGGCTCCGGGTACAGCGCCTCGCCGGGCTGGCGTCTGGCCACGGTGGCTTGCGCACGCTGCAGGCTGTTGGATGCGCGCAGGATGTCCAGCTGATGCTTGAGTCGCCGCAGCCTCCCCTCAAGCTGTTCGACTACGTGCGCGAACTGGCGCTCATGCGTGGCCAGAGCCTGTCCTTCCTCCATCCGCTGGCTGCGCTCGGCCTGCAGGCGCACCACATCCTCTGCCGCCGATCGCGCCTGCGTGGCGCGGCCCTGCCGCAGCGCGGCCTCCACGCTGGCTTCGGTTTCGCCGATGCGCGTGGTGAGCGCGGCCTGGTGCTGTTCATTGGCGACGCGCCGCGCCTTGGCCCCCGCATGCTCGCCGCGCGCGCCGTGCAGGGCGTCGTCGATGGCGCGGATCTCCTGGTCCAGTAGGCGCTCGGCGCGGTCGCCCAGAATCGCGCCGGTCAGGCCCTCCATGCCTTCCTGGATGCGCCTGAAGAGCGTCTTCAGCGTATCGGGCATCAGGCCTTCCTCCGCGTGGCGGTCCGCAGGAAGGGGCGATAGGCCTCGGTGGCGCTGATGACGTTTTCGGCCAGCGTCTCGATCTCGAACATGACATTGGCCAGGCTTGAGTGCGTATCGAGCGCGCCGAACATCGTGTAGCCGGCGACGCCGCCGATCCGTTGCAGACCGATGGTGGAGAGCGGCAGCAGTACATGGGTGCTGAGCACGTGCGCGTTGAAGGCGGCCACGTCCAGCACATCGTCCACTGGCCACAGGTAGGCCTCCACCAGGATCTGTTCGCCGCCGACGGCGAGGAACACGGACAGGTCGCCGTATTCGTGCATGACCAGATGCAGACTGGGCTCTGCACCCTCGATGGTTTCCAGG belongs to Pseudoxanthomonas sp. F37 and includes:
- a CDS encoding PspA/IM30 family protein; translation: MPDTLKTLFRRIQEGMEGLTGAILGDRAERLLDQEIRAIDDALHGARGEHAGAKARRVANEQHQAALTTRIGETEASVEAALRQGRATQARSAAEDVVRLQAERSQRMEEGQALATHERQFAHVVEQLEGRLRRLKHQLDILRASNSLQRAQATVARRQPGEALYPEPAFASAARMKSRRAPARAGGTGIPGKGKSRKSDADPAQAVLDRARKRITSSARKR
- a CDS encoding DUF2170 family protein, producing the protein MTATLPAIKASTLHVRHYRERMREQGLVKKDVWIRPEYAEELAAIEKSMREAERDAGIPYLPTQPADAGWTIAAIRHALLQASTVRDGLISLETIEGAEPSLHLVMHEYGDLSVFLAVGGEQILVEAYLWPVDDVLDVAAFNAHVLSTHVLLPLSTIGLQRIGGVAGYTMFGALDTHSSLANVMFEIETLAENVISATEAYRPFLRTATRRKA